The DNA segment GAGTTATTTTTCCTTTCTGCGCTTCATACCCTGGTGTTCAAAGCTCCGACAGATTGGCTGTTTGTTCTTTCGTGGTCTCTGCTGCATCATTTGTGTCGTGTGGGCGGTGTTGAGTTGTTACCGCCTATGCTTGACCGTAACTCGAGCTTCCGTGTTAGTAGCGTAACTGTGGCTGAACTTTTGTCTCCCTGTCGAGATAGCTGGGATTTGCTGGTCGAGGTCCTCCTCCAGCGGAGCTCCGGGGCATAAGCCAGGTGCCCCGTTGATGCCTGCTCGGAGCCACTTTGGTGAGTTCTTGACTGAATTTTCCCGGGCTGTTCTCTTGCTTCATCTGATTGTTCAGGTACTGCAAGAAGCGTTTTGATTTGGGTGTCTAAACTGTTGTTCTACTTGTTCTTTGAACCTATTAATTTTTAGTTCTCTTTTGCTAGAGGCTTAGAATTAATCACTCTGTATCCTAgtggttttttaatttttttttgcggtCACTAGGATCAAATTGGCTATTAGCAGAATGTGGTTTTCAATTACGTTGTAACCAGACTTTCATTGTCATCAATGATATTTaccatttagcaaaaaaaaactatcgtCTTCTCATCATACTTACTTTTAAAAATCACAGTCGCGAGCTGAGTTATATTGGCGTCCACAATTCTTATGTCCTTGGCATATATATGTTGGTCAATGTTGCAAACTAAGCTGCAGTTTTACAAGATTACCTTCTAGTTCTAAGCTACATACCAAACCCGATCTTAGTTAGCTAGGTCTGAATTTATCATACTCGGTTACTCACTGACCATACTAACTAATAATGTTATTGTCTCTTCTTTGACATTCTATCAAAACCTTAATTTGGAAGCCTAATACCAGATTTTGGTGTTTAGTGTATAtgctatatattttaaattatacaacTAAATTTCTAGTCTAATTACCAAAACATGGAACCTCAAACTTGTGTCTTACGTTTGCACCTTTTCTTGTGTCTAACGTTTCGAAAttgaattttgaaataaatatttctaGACTCTTATTCTCATCTGCACGTCAAAAGTATAATAGAATAAAGTTACGGAGAGGGCCTTAGTTCTTGCTTTATCAGACCATAGACCATGGATGTTCCGAATAAATCAAGACCATCATTTCAAAGGCAACATTAGCCTATAAATGGTTGGTTTTTCACACAATGAACCTCCAAATTTCCAGGGTTCGAATCCTTCTGACCCCTCTTGACATTATAAATTTGTCAAAAAATAAACATTAGCCTATAAAACGGCATGGGATGGATCAGATAATTATGGAATTTGGAATTAATTGATAAGATAATTGCCTTTTTTTGCCATAGCTTGTCAGGAGTTCAGGCCGTCTGTATGTCTTTACTGTTTGATGGATTGTATGTATCCGTTTAACTTAAACCAGGTCTATTTGTGACAAcagcaaagaagaagaacagtGCATAACCCCACTTGGAGTTGGATAAGTGGCAATAAACAAGGTTAATTTTAAAAAGGGCTgtactattaaatatatatatatatatatatatatatatttgaacaaaaaaaataaatatatatatatatatagctttgaAAAATTATAGCTTATCGTTTTAGAAACTTATAGTGGAAccttttgtaaaatattttaagttatgcaataataatattttaatattttctttggaaataataatattttaatattttccaaattctatttctatttttttattcaaaaatgaaatactaatccaacaaacaaaaaaaaaaatctttatatataattatgagttaaataatgaaataacaattaaacaatatttaccaatctttatataaaattacgagttataaaatgaaataacattctaaaaaattaaataaaatatataaatatacgtaaaattttgaaacaataaaaaagacatatatgataaaattattatgttttaaaaagtgATAGACACAtcttatatatagtatataatataccaatttagaattgtaaacaaaattttatattaaaatatatggaAACAAACACCCGCGCAactcaaaatctagttaattaTTAAATGGAACTCGTTTTACACTTGGTTCATACTTAACATTGTTAATTTTGAGGCCCATTTGTTAACCtcgtttaaaatttataaaacgcGGCCCATCTACGATAAAATTTTGATCTCTACTTGAACTAGCATTTTTGACAAGTGACAAGAAAATTTTAACTAGTAGAAACTACTCCGGATGTAGATATAAAGGGGAAAATTTCTTAATATAcatattgatttttatttgccAATCAAATATACGAATTATTTTGGATTTCTGTTTAATACATGAActaatttttgaattattttttaaaaatacatagaCTAATTTTTGTTGCCTATTTAAAAACTAATATCCTCCAAACAAGCTATTGAAAAAAAGTACAGAACAAACCAAACTGAAATCCTAGATAGATTAAAGAGTAATTTGCTGTATATACCTAATAATGATCAATATTAGATAGTTTTGggtatgtaaaataaaaatccatGCAGCAAAGTACACACAAAATGATTATTGTGCCCCTGCCCAGCCCTTGCCCATGCCCCAATCTTTccactcatctctctctctctcgttccctctctctctctcgttctaTCATCTCTTTCATCTggttctttttcttcttgtaaTTTTTTCCTCTCACTCTCAactttcattaaaataaaaatatattctttaaatTTGTAATCAATCTCATCATCACTTTTAATCGTTGCATATTCCATTTCTATCACCAAATCTATATTAACTTTACTCCAACACTTGTTTTCATCACATCACTTAAGTGATGTTGGATgcgccatatatatatatcagtgaATCATGGACTCAAAAAAAACCAAACCTTCTAAATAGATTACAATTGGTTACATGATTTTACCGATTCAATATTTGGAAACTATTTTAGAGGAGATAGTAAACACAATACGATAACAATGAAAATTTAGCGCTAAGATGTTACATAAAATGTTAGAGATAATGTTAGTAGATAACTTGTTTAATAGAAAACATACTTATCAAGTaacaaaaataatgaaatcaaatttaatatgttatttaccttatataccataatattagatattatttatttatttatacataataCATTAATTGTTAACCGTTAAGAATATATCAGTTGAATAGACAATGATTAAATTAACCCGATAATCTAATATGTATCATCTAACAAAATGCATAGCAGCTAATAATCGATATTTTTAACATCTTATCAATCAATTTAAAAATCGATAACATGTTTTCTAACAGCTAACCGAACATGTACCGGCTAATGAcaacatattatataaaaatgtaaccATTAGTTTGTACTATGTTATATGACCAGTTGGACCGGTAACCAAATTTGTACCATCTAAGAGACTGTGTATCAGCTAACGTcagttatttatttatcttttgcAACAGCTAATCAAACATTTATCAGCTCATAATACTTATAAACTCATTTATTCAGAATTGTCactagagagaagagagagaagagagagaaaagagagaaaggaGATCTCGGGTCCGGCGagcggccggcgcgtgagcgcgCGTGCCGACGCCGGAGCCCCCTGTTTTTTCATGCAAGCTATCGTGTGTGGATCTCTTCACCTTTTCTTCCGGTCTTCGCCTTGTCTGAGCTCTAGATAGCCTCCAACTGTGGAGTCTCTGTCTCGTGGAGGGAAGACGCGGTCGCCGGTTTGAGAGTATGGTGAAGTAGATCGCAGTGGTTTAGTCTCGtttccgggaggtggaggctaCGACAGCTCCGCCGACGCCGGCCTTAGTCGCTGAGAGGTGGAAGTTCCTTCAACTTCGCCGTCTTTGGCTCAAGCTTCCGGGAGGTGAAGGCTCCTTCAGTCTTACGTCGCCGGctctaggttttttttttttggtgttttatGTTAGTTAGATTGTGGCTACGTTCTTGGCTCGGGAGAGTTTCTCGGCCATAGATATTAAAGGGGTTGACGCTTTGCCGCTGGAGGAGATCTCAATAGAGAGATGAAGCTCTCCGACAACGGTTTAGGAAGGTGAAGAAGGAAGTTGGTTACGGCGGAGGCTCGAAGGTATTATGGGCTCCGGCGAAACGAGGGTTTCGGTGGTCTGGCACGGCGGTTTGGTGAGACGGAGATGGTCGGGTTGAGGCAGAGTGATGCGTGGTGTACTGACGGTGAAGATCTCCGCACGCGTCTTCTCAGGGCTCCTCGATGCATGCGTAGCCAAGCCGGGTGGTTTACTTTGGATCTTGGGTTTTGCGGTGGTGCAGCTCCGGCGACGGTTTCGAGAGGGTGGTGGTCAAGTCGAAGCGTAAGTGACGCGTGTCGCACTGATGGGAGCTTATCCTTCCACGCGTTCGGCTCCTTGACGCGCGGCCTCACCGAAATCGGGCGGGCCTGTAAACGTTGATTTGTGGCCCATACGGGTTGGgcttttgtgtttgtttgtttggtcgGTTTGGACCTTGGGCATTTGTTGGGTTTTTAAccctttttattaatattaaaataacttgacggaaaaaaaagaagaaattttaGATTCATGTCGTTTTCAACTATGTCAGAGATATTTCATTCTTTCTCACTATACTACCCATCCATACGTCTGTGTACTTTACTAGAACATGAACAATCCAATACGCGCAATGGCGGTTGAGATCGAATGAAACAACGAAGAAGGTGTGGTAGACTAACTCATGAGTTGATAGTTATCGTTAGATCCATGCTCTGTGTTAAATGAAACATACATAACTGTAAACTCATTTACACCGATGgaagtttttttcaaaaaacaagaagaatttATTTAGCATTGAAAAAGTATAAACTATATTTAGAGATTTTGAGTAGATACAAAAGAGGAATTTATGAAAACactgaagagaaagaaaaaaagatgataGAAAGAAGAAAATTATTTGGACAGAGGAATTTATGAAGACAgtgaagagaaaaagaaagaaggtGATAGTTTGGGCAGTGGTAATATTGTATTATGAAAATGTCAATAGTATCTAAAATAGTCTTAGGATAGTTAGCTAATGTTGGTATATGTATATGGAGCCTAAATACTCTAGATTAAATAATGTTttgctttaacaaaaaaaatcctcCAAAGTGATCTTCTCTTGCATAGAAGAAAAGAACATATGCATGTTTGGTTAATTAGTCTAAAATTATGGTTTAATATTTTGGGatgaaatatatatgatttgaggattagggtttagaatctagatattaagatttaatatatataatttaaaatgataaaaaaaattaatagatatttttaaatattaatttaaattaaatgtaTTATTCGTTAaagataatttaatttttgtggCTCTTAAACCAATTTTATTTCTGGTCATTCTTTTTGGTGTGGGTTATTTTGATCATAAAAACTTATTTTAGGGTGTATAAGAGATTTGCCTTTTGGAGACACTTAAATAAGAATTTGCTTTTAACAGCTTTATATACAGGACTCTTGTATTTCTCTCCCGTTTCATTGAAAcatatttggcaaaaaaaaaaatcgcttTGTCAAATTTCTTACTGCCAACTTTTTCTTAAACTTTCTTTGATTAATTTGGCAGGGATTTGAAGAAGTTTTATTGACATGGAAACCACAAATCAAGATGACGCTGTTGAACATGCTTTTCTTAATCAGGTCTTCTAAGCATATACAGTTCAATTTGGTAGTGTATGTAATTTCGGTTCAGAACATTGTAATTCATCAAGGCAATGAGTTAACCAACAATGTCCAAGAGATTACGTAGTCTACATTCTACAGAACATGTTATTTGGACAGTTTATTTGCGTTTACATAAGCGTTTGCGTTCTCAGACGCAGCCAAGGTTGTTTCATATATGGAAACGCAAACTCAGCTAAGGTTGCTCTCATCACATTACAACAAACACACTCCGCTAGTATTACAACTCTTGAAACTGAACGAACATCAACACAAGAAGAATAAAAACAGAGAAGATTCTACAGAGAATGAACGGCTGATTCGATTTCACCGTCCATAGACTCAGCAATCTCTCTGAACGACTCGCTATGGAGATGCCTAGTGAAGCTAGTGGTCGTGTCCAAGAAATAAAGAATCGACGACATCATACAGCAACACACAAACATAGGTATGGGACCAAAGTTCCACAAGAAGAGCGGGAAGGAGAAGTAGAAAGCTCGCAGTCCAAGAGACCAGAAGTAGCTAGCTCGGTTCAGGTTTCTAGAAACGTACTCACAATGCTCTCTCTTCCCTCTAGAGACAGGAACCGTGATCAGGAAACTCACATGAGCGTAGTACCTGATGGACTGGACGTTGCAGAGAAAGGCCATGAGGAAACATACGAGGATCGCGAAGTTCTTGATGGTTGCAAGGAGAGGGCTTTTGTTTCCGAATATGATAGGCGAGGCTGTGGATTTGGAAGCAGAGGTGTTGCTTACGAAGACGCCGATGATGGAACAGAGAGTGATTGCTGTTGTGGCTAAAAGTGTTGATGCCATTATGTTGTTCCTTATTGTCTGTACTGCCAGTGTACCGTTTTTCAGCGGCTCCTGCACACAATAACAATGAGAAATATTGATTATTGACTAACAAATCATCCAATACAGTTCCGGATTTTGGGTAAAATTTCAGACTtctagaaatatatattttgggtATTCGGGTAAAATTTCAACTATTTTTCGGGTTTTTGGTTTGGGTTTCGGGTAAAATTCCAAGTATTTTCTGGTATTTGAATATTTCGGTAACCCCTGTACccgaaaactaaaatattttaagtattttaattatagactCGAACCGATCCAGATCCAACCCGAGTACTAATTCCAAATTTCTAGGACCCCTAAACTGGAAACAGCTAAAGATCTTTATTTTCTCGATCATGTTTACTTTAAACCCTAATCAATTTTGATCTATGATGTTGTAGCTGATGCAAATTAGGGTTCATCATTTCTCAGTTGACCTTGAAGAACCTCAGAATCATGAAGCATAGTGGAGAGATTCAATTTCAAAGCTCATAACTTGGTTCTCTTCCCTAAAGAAAAGCTTTCAAGAATCTCAATTACAAAGTCCTAGATCTTCTAATGAAACAGCATAAACACTAATCTGGAAACTCCACCGAGGAGTATTATACCGAAAGAGGAAAAAGGAGGCGAGAGAGAAACGTACGGTCATCATAGAGAAGACCCATTGCCGTCGAGACTCAGCGTTGAGGGAGATTACAGTGAGCTTGGGACGGTGGATTATAGCGTAGCCGAGCCAGACGTGGTAGGCGACCATCACGGCGAGACCCGCCGGGACAAGTACTGCATCCAACCATTCCTGTTTCCACATGAATACTCCGCCGCAGAGATACTCTAAATTCGTATGGTTCCGTGATCGGAGGAGAAAAAGACAAGGATCGATGTCTTGAAATGAAGCCAGCGCAGCGTACGAAGATGGAAAGGGACAGTGTTCACACGTGTTAAACAGTATTATCACACTAACAAACAAGCTCAAAGTCTTTTGGGATCTTCATCTCTGTCTCTATTGTTACCCGTCTTAATCAAACACAATGGTTTGGTCCGagcattttttaagtttttaaacgCTTTGGGCCCAAATTTAACTTTATTGGACTTTCAGTTGGGCCTTATTTGGTTTTCTAATAGGAAGTTGTAGCCTTGTCTGAACCGAAATAATACCAGTGATTTCAGTTTAAACCAAGGAACCGGAATGTATTACTGTGTTGGCTAATAAGCTACTTACCATCTTTAATTTGTTATCTAGTATTCTTCAGTTATGTAGGTGCAGCAACTCTGGACTCTCTCACCATGGGTTGGTTTGTTGTTGAATATGATGAAGATAGGGGGATGTTGACCAAGGTGAGAGAAACATGCTACTAGTTGTCTTTAGTTTTGGTTCAATATTCATATGCTCTTTATTGCTATTAAAGCAGTGGGGGCAACCCAGGCTTGAAGAAACAACTAATGAGATGATAAGCAGTAACTTGTATTGAGTGATTTTAGAACATGATTAATGGAGGATTCTTATGGTGGGATTCTTAACGGAATATAAGAACTCCTATTAATCATGCTTTTAAAACTAGGGATCAAGCCTTGTAAGAGTTTCCCCTGTTACAAAGTGACTTAAAATTTGAGCCCATGCTGATGGCTAGAGCCCACAATGGACTCTGCTCTTCTTATTTGAGCCAGAAAGTTAGTTTGCATGTTGCACTAAATaatggaagagagagagaaagatttgAATGTGTTTTGCTTCTGTCTGCTTATTTCATGGCAAAACAAATCGAATTGGCTGTGAAACGGTACCACCAACTCAGTTAGTTGACTTTAGGCTGTTTCATTGTATCCTTGTGAATTTGTAATTAATGACACTCATTTGCTCACCAAACCTGGTTGTCGTGTTTGTATGATCATATACTGATTCGGTTGATCTTTCTATCCTGTTTCTAGATGAACACACAAGTCATCTTCATTCAATACTTGATTCTACGTGATCTCATTGATTATTCTTAAACGAAAGAAAAGGAAGGATTTGATATCTCTGTGTTTGCCCGTTTGTCGATGATCTTTGTGATCTgatgattatttttgtttatatgtaTCAATAGGTTTTTCATATCGTGAGCTGAAATATGGAGAGAATCTTGCATGTGTCCCACTAAGAGAAAAGAAGTACAGAGTACAAGTTtacttcaattatttttatataaaaatataacagaATAGTTTCCTTGTCAGTTGTCACATTGAAAATTAGTGAAAGCTATATTCAACATATATATCGGGAACAATGTGAAGTGATAATAGTTTTTATATTGAAGCTGATTAATGGTACATTTGCCTGTAGCCGTTTTTAGAATCTAATGACATGAACAATGAGCAAGTTAACTGAATAAACGGTGGTTGCTCcttgaatatttatttattgatgaACTTATTAATCCAATTATTAATATCAAATGGGATTGGTTATTGATGGTTTTCCACATTGAAGACAAGATGCCTAATTGTGAGGTTAGTCACATGCTAATTTGATTTCATAAAGGTATTATTACAAAAGATAATCAACTATAACAGAAATGCATGTACACATGAATGCGTAAGAAAACAAGATTCTCTTCactatttcatttttttgggACCCGAAATGTTTAAAATGATACATGAATGCGCATGCCTTATCGTAACTCATAGTTAAGGAGAGTTGTATCATTGTCACGGTCGTGTTATAGTCCAAATTTAGTGTATGAGGGAATTGTACATTAAATATGGGTGAACTACTATCAACATACATACATGTATCCCTACATATCTAAGTCACATAAACATTCAACCTCCAAATCGTATTATTATAGTCCAACAATCACTTAAATCATCATTACTCATAATCATTGATTACAAATAAATTAAGTGACCCACTTGAAGTAATGATGTACCATCCTGTGTTACCCCCTAAACTCAATACCCCTCCAAATTGTTTATTATAATCAGTAAtaattcttttcttttgtaaatctCAGGTCTACCACGACACTCATTCATATAAAAGGCAACCTTTAGTATGCTATCAAACATAAAAAAGAAGAgcccaaaaagaagaagaagaaaaatgggGAAAGTAGTGTCAGAGAAGATGAAGCTTGTGGTGGCATTGATCACACTTCAGTTCTGTTTTGCAGGCTTCCACATTGTCTCAAGAGTTGCTCTTAACATTGGTGTCAGCAAAGTTGTGTACCCTGTTTACAGGAACCTTCTTGCCCTTCTCCTTATTGGTCCCTTCGCTTACTTCCTCGAAAAGTAAGTCCTTTCTTCTCTCAGAGTTTCTAGGGTTTGCTAGAATAGTTGTTGGATAATATctaaagtataaatctttaatTTTCAATATTCTTAACAATGCAATGTTTCAACAGAAAGGAAAGGCCTCCACTCACTATCTCTTTACTAGTTCAGTTTTTCCTCTTGGCACTCATTGGGTAAGCATAACAAAACAAGACCatagctttcttcttctgaTCACCAATAAAATGTTTTCTTACGATTCTGAAACTCTGTGTGTGTGGTAACATCAGAATCACAGCAAACCAAGGATTCTATCTATTGGGACTGTACTATGCAACTCCAACGTTTGCTTCCGCAATGCAGAACTCTGTTCCTGCCATCACTTTTATCATGGCTTGTTCCCTAAGGTACCTAACAAGCTCTTTCATGAAAATATCGTTCTCAAGTGAGTATTAACATTGATCTTCCTCTGTGTATCAAGGTTAGAGAACATAGACCTGGTAAGGAAACACGGTGTGGCCAAAGTATTGGGAACCCTAGTCAGCATCGGTGGAGCTACAGTGATCACACTGTACAGAGGATTTCCGATCTTTCACAAGAGCCATAACATGCACGAGGAGGAGAGGGTGGAAACTAACTCATCGTACAACTGGTCACTCGGATGGTTATACCTAATGGGGCATTGTCTGTCATGGGCTGGTTGGATGGTTCTTCAAGCTCCTGTTCTGAAGAAGTACCCAGCAAAGCTTACGTTAACATCGTTCACTTGTTTCTTCGGTCTGGTTCAGTTCCTAGTCATTTCTCTGTTTGTGGAAACTGATCTCAATAACTGGATCATCGTGTCTTGGGAAGAGCTCTTCACCATCCTATATGCGGtaagctctctctctcctctctctctttcttttccttGATCTGAACCGATGAAATTAGCTAAATGAAGCATCCGTTGATATTACAGGGAATAATAGCGTCAGGGTTGGTGGTTTATCTTCAAACATGGTGTATCTACAAAGGCGGTCCTGTCTTTGTCGCAGTCTTTCAGCCTCTCCAGACACTTCTTGTAGCTGCAATGGCGTTTATTGTTCTTGGTGACCAGTTGTACTCTGGAAGGTAACACATTGAAAGCAACATTGTGGAGTTTTGTTCATTTCGCGTGCTAGTTCTAATTCAATCTTTCTTTTACAGGATTGTTGGTGCAGTGTTCATAATGCTGGGACTCTACTTAGTTCTTTGGGGCAAAAACGAAGAAAGAAGACAGGTGCTTGAAGAGACTAGTCAACAAGATCCAGAGTCTCTGACCAAACATCTTCTTGAGGCACACGACAAGAAGACTAATGCTGAATCTGAAGTGTAAAAGTTTACACTATGCAATATTTCTCTGTACATACACACATGAACTTGATCAAAACACACAGGCTCCTCTAGTGGGTCTCTCATACAATGTATATTCTAGTTGTTTATTTTTGAGTTGCAATCAAAAACTGGGTTGCGCAATAAATCAatgaataaatgaaaaatatataattgaatcAAGTCGACAATGGAGAACCAAGTTGTCGTTTAAGTCATGGTTTTGTCTGGTTGTTGACAGACCAATGTGCTGGAGAAACTCATGTTCATGCAACTATGTACAATTAAGCTTCTATACAACGAATCTGTAACATTTGTGACCAAGTCTGTGTCCCAGacattgaactgattctacttctattttgaaaatatgaccAAATCATAATC comes from the Brassica rapa cultivar Chiifu-401-42 chromosome A01, CAAS_Brap_v3.01, whole genome shotgun sequence genome and includes:
- the LOC103838724 gene encoding uncharacterized protein LOC103838724, whose protein sequence is MWKQEWLDAVLVPAGLAVMVAYHVWLGYAIIHRPKLTVISLNAESRRQWVFSMMTEPLKNGTLAVQTIRNNIMASTLLATTAITLCSIIGVFVSNTSASKSTASPIIFGNKSPLLATIKNFAILVCFLMAFLCNVQSIRYYAHVSFLITVPVSRGKREHCEYVSRNLNRASYFWSLGLRAFYFSFPLFLWNFGPIPMFVCCCMMSSILYFLDTTTSFTRHLHSESFREIAESMDGEIESAVHSL
- the LOC103838744 gene encoding WAT1-related protein At3g18200 — its product is MLSNIKKKSPKRRRRKMGKVVSEKMKLVVALITLQFCFAGFHIVSRVALNIGVSKVVYPVYRNLLALLLIGPFAYFLEKKERPPLTISLLVQFFLLALIGITANQGFYLLGLYYATPTFASAMQNSVPAITFIMACSLRLENIDLVRKHGVAKVLGTLVSIGGATVITLYRGFPIFHKSHNMHEEERVETNSSYNWSLGWLYLMGHCLSWAGWMVLQAPVLKKYPAKLTLTSFTCFFGLVQFLVISLFVETDLNNWIIVSWEELFTILYAGIIASGLVVYLQTWCIYKGGPVFVAVFQPLQTLLVAAMAFIVLGDQLYSGRIVGAVFIMLGLYLVLWGKNEERRQVLEETSQQDPESLTKHLLEAHDKKTNAESEV